In one Nomascus leucogenys isolate Asia chromosome 13, Asia_NLE_v1, whole genome shotgun sequence genomic region, the following are encoded:
- the ATP5F1E gene encoding ATP synthase subunit epsilon, mitochondrial produces MVAYWRQAGLSYIRYSQICAKAVRDALKTEFKANAEKTSGSSVKIVKVKKE; encoded by the exons ATGGTGGCCTACTGGAGACAGGCTGGACTCAG CTACATCCGATACTCCCAGATCTGTGCAAAAGCAGTGAGAGATGCACTGAAGACAGAATTCAAAGCAAATGCCGAGAAGACTTCTGGCAGCAGCGTAAAAATTGTGAAAGTAAAGAAGGAATAA
- the TUBB1 gene encoding tubulin beta-1 chain, translating into MREIVHIQIGQCGNQIGAKFWEMIGEEHGIDLAGSDRGASALQLERISVYYNEAYGRKYVPRAVLVDLEPGTMDSIRSSKLRALFQPDSFVHGNSGAGNNWAKGHYTEGAELIENVLEVVRHESESCDCLQGFQIVHSLGGGTGSGMGTLLMNKIREEYPDRIMNSFSVMPSPKVSDTVVEPYNAVLSIHQLIENADACFCIDNEALYDICFRTLKLTTPTYGDLNHLVSLTMSGITTSLRFPGQLNADLRKLAVNMVPFPRLHFFMPGFAPLTAQGSQQYRALSVAELTQQMFDARNTMAACDPRRGRYLTVACIFRGKMSTKEVDQQLLSVQTRNSSCFVEWIPNNVKVAVCDIPPQGLSMAATFIGNNTAIQEIFNRVSEHFSAMFKRKAFVHWYTSEGMDIDEFGEAESNIHDLVSEYQQFQDAKAVLEEDEEVIEEAEMEPEDKGH; encoded by the exons ATGCGTGAAATTGTCCATATTCAGATTGGCCAGTGTGGCAACCAGATCGGAGCCAAG TTCTGGGAGATGATTGGTGAGGAACACGGGATCGACTTGGCTGGCAGCGACCGCGGGGCCTCGGCCTTGCAGCTGGAGAGAATCAGCGTGTACTACAACGAAGCCTACG GTAGGAAATATGTGCCCCGAGCAGTCTTGGTGGACCTAGAACCTGGGACGATGGACAGCATTCGATCTAGCAAATTACGAGCCCTCTTTCAACCCGACAGTTTTGTCCATG GTAATTCTGGGGCTGGCAACAACTGGGCCAAAGGCCATTACACGGAGGGAGCCGAGCTGATCGAGAACGTCCTAGAGGTGGTGAGGCACGAGAGTGAGAGCTGTGACTGCCTGCAGGGCTTCCAGATCGTCCACTCCCTGGGCGGGGGCACAGGCTCCGGGATGGGCACTCTGCTCATGAACAAGATTAGAGAGGAGTACCCGGACCGGATCATGAATTCCTTCAGCGTCATGCCTTCTCCCAAGGTGTCAGACACGGTGGTGGAGCCCTACAACGCGGTTCTGTCCATCCACCAGCTGATTGAGAATGCAGATGCCTGTTTCTGCATTGACAATGAAGCCCTCTATGACATCTGCTTCCGTACCCTGAAGCTGACAACACCCACCTACGGGGATCTCAACCACCTGGTGTCCTTGACCATGAGTGGCATAACCACCTCCCTCCGGTTCCCGGGTCAGCTCAACGCAGACCTGCGCAAGCTGGCGGTGAACATGGTCCCCTTCCCCCGCCTGCACTTCTTTATGCCCGGCTTTGCCCCACTCACGGCCCAGGGCAGCCAGCAGTACCGAGCCCTCTCCGTGGCTGAGCTCACCCAGCAGATGTTCGACGCCCGCAATACCATGGCTGCCTGTGACCCCCGCCGTGGCCGCTACCTCACAGTGGCCTGCATTTTCCGGGGCAAGATGTCCACCAAGGAAGTGGACCAGCAACTGCTCTCCGTGCAGACCAGGAACAGCAGCTGCTTTGTGGAGTGGATTCCCAACAACGTCAAGGTGGCTGTCTGCGACATCCCGCCCCAGGGGCTGAGCATGGCCGCCACCTTCATTGGCAACAACACGGCCATCCAGGAGATCTTTAATAGGGTCTCTGAGCATTTCTCAGCCATGTTCAAAAGGAAAGCTTTTGTGCACTGGTACACCAGCGAAGGGATGGACATAGACGAATTTGGGGAAGCTGAAAGTAACATCCATGATTTGGTATCCGAGTACCAACAATTTCAAGATGCCAAAGCAGTTCtagaggaagatgaagaggtCATCGAGGAGGCAGAAATGGAGCCAGAAGATAAGGGACATTAA